Within Haematobia irritans isolate KBUSLIRL chromosome 2, ASM5000362v1, whole genome shotgun sequence, the genomic segment AGCAAAATGTTCACTAGTTTGATAGAGAACTTTATATTGAAGAAAAGGTTTGCATAATATTTGAACTGCTGAGCTTTTTTTCGTCCATCTGATTTAAAATCAtagttttggtaatattttgctGCATACATTTATTAATAACTAATGTTATATATTGTGAATAACTTAATATTAGTTCTATCtatttttttcgtataaaattaaTTGCGCTATTTGCCAGTAGTCATTTGGAAATATgccaattgaaattaaaaaattaagtaaaatcattttaaaataaatctattTTGAAATTGTATGAGTATAATCTCTTTGGCAATAAACCGTAAACTATCTATGTTGGACACTATTTGGAGctgttttcaaatttcaattgatatgttttcaaatgatttttttttaaatttgtttgatttaatttggatataaaaatagtttttattatttgttgtaTATTTTAAGCGCGAGGGAACTTTTCGTTTGTACTTGCTGCACagtaaataaaatatgttttgtctcaatttcTAATTTAGAGATCCTTACTGTTTTAAAATGTCATTACCATtttgaaacaaacattttttagagGTAGTGATAGTTCCAAAGTCATAAATATAAGCGAATTTCTCGTTTGACAATTTTGCCAAGtagtttatagcaaagaaataatATTGGAGTAAAcccttaaatttataaaaagaaaatcctAACGAAATTTTCCTGACATAAAGATCAGTATTCCTTAcatccgatatgcaccaataatCAATTTTTTACCATATGttcttatgaaaaaaaatgtaaaaaaccaaTTACATCATCTTAACGATATTTTCGCTAGCCTTTCTTATGGGTAAcagattattttatttatttattacaattttagcaACTATAGTAAACATTAAAACACTAGCTACCAAGACTATCGGCTTAATATGTATCGTTGGAGATGCATAACGGGCAAATTTAGAAAGTAAAATTTGTAGACAATAAATCTGATAGGGAACTGCCACTACATACTACATATCCTTCATTTTAATGCAAAATGTGAGCAAGGAATATTTCACATATCCATAAATAAATCCATATGGTAGAATCATTGTATAATTCTATATTGGCTACATATGgtttgcaattttctatagtattttggCATTTGCGATATTAAGTTCATATATCGATGACTAATTCCTAGTAAGCTAAACCGACTAGATATTTTGAAGTCAAAACTttgttcaaaataaatgccaacCTCTAAAGATACTCTTATCAGTCACAAATATCtcaaatagaatttaaaaatttgccgGCTTAGCATTTGGAATAGATATTTTTCTCATGCGgtgtgtttctttttttatatctataagcaTATTTTATTTGGCTTTACAAGAAAtccttttcaaaaatatattgttttacagattgtttttttttcttgttgtatTTGTAGATAGAAGCAGTTTCTTTGcatacaaaattctttttaaaaaaGAGATATTTTCCGATAAACCTAAAACTAAATGCCCTATCTACGcattaaagtttttcattcaGAAATTATATAtggaatggatttttttttatttttgctctaAAAGAATATGTTAATTTTAGCCAGCAATTGAATTCAAAAGTCGTATTAGAGAAATTCTGAACTGGATCCATTATCTCAGGTTTACCGGAAAGTTCCTTATAATTAATGTgcaaataaatacatatataataaatatttgttatagctaattaattttaataaagacTTGTTTTCTTCATAATCCTTAGAAACTCATCCTGGTTAACCTCACCATCATTATCGAGATCAGCTTCATCAATCATTTCTCGTAATTCCTCATCCGTTAATGTTTCGCCAAGTTCTCTGGCAACTCTCTTGAGATTTTTAAACGATATTTTTCCCGTATCATCATCATCGAATAAACGAAAGGCCTTTAATATTTCCTCTTTACTGTCCTTTTCGGCCATTTTCATTGTCATTAAatgcaaaaaatcattaaaacttA encodes:
- the LOC142223507 gene encoding centrin-1-like codes for the protein MERPTAKASTAVSGVTGTGRKKSGPKFELSDAQKADIKEAFDLFDVDCTGFIEVKELKVAIRALGFEPKKEEIKRMIAEIDGKDGRISFNDFLHLMTMKMAEKDSKEEILKAFRLFDDDDTGKISFKNLKRVARELGETLTDEELREMIDEADLDNDGEVNQDEFLRIMKKTSLY